Proteins from a single region of Drosophila biarmipes strain raj3 chromosome 3R, RU_DBia_V1.1, whole genome shotgun sequence:
- the LOC108031753 gene encoding uncharacterized protein LOC108031753 produces MLHEGNNDFVVLTEVVRQQYVRYLERQLQENVCAWANKSRNRHKPTAWACIPASLEQLEDKAKKACMAAQIYQRAMVKTIAAVRRNTQECRLANTLFDQMQLSAEEDVVPIKAGCLLVDKATQTTVIEVQNGHGSPAGEENDGSYELRRKIDMFQASLEEAEVQKESLCRRCRRKNQTPEHKPQVNQESPFSATEDAVAQELAMLFGDEPTDLNYIFGIEPTAVNDDPQISAILEEIENAELPEKIEDPPTPPTVRSASAHHSEVDLRQSRWPCELYAQRRRLNACLVRLLEADWRCEDRLRYKFRLLFSEDSEDEFATQISSPSIDLVDEVLLASCVLRIRPWIVRYLMSPLEEGLIANRFLFKKLAKMLAHSIVMVNPYCSEQQIKKAVEQLFCLRPRGVQSAYDLDSLPALDVSKFQLLGGLTD; encoded by the exons ATGCTACACGAAGGAAATAATGATTTTGTGGTCCTCACAGAAGTG GTACGCCAGCAGTATGTACGCTACTTGGAGCGCCAGCTGCAGGAGAACGTCTGCGCCTGGGCCAACAAATCCCGGAATCGCCACAAGCCCACGGCTTGGGCCTGCATTCCCGCGAGCTTGGAGCAACTGGAGGACAAGGCGAAGAAGGCCTGCATGGCTGCTCAGATCTACCAGAGAGCCATGGTCAAGACG ATTGCCGCGGTGCGGAGGAACACCCAGGAGTGCCGCCTGGCCAATACACTTTTCGACCAAATGCAGCTTTCAGCTGAAGAGGATGTGGTACCCATCAAAGCAGGGTGCCTCCTGGTGGATAAGGCCACACAAACAACTGTCATAGAAGTCCAAAATGGTCACGGCTCTCCTGCAGGGGAGGAAAATGATGGTAGCTATGAACTACGGCGGAAAATCGATATGTTTCAGGCTAGCCTCGAAGAGGCGGAAGTTCAGAAGGAGTCGCTCTGTCGACGATGCCGGAGAAAAAACCAAACTCCTGAGCATAAGCCACAGGTTAATCAAGAATCCCCCTTCTCCGCAACCGAAGATGCCGTGGCCCAGGAGCTGGCCATGTTGTTCGGCGATGAGCCCACCGATTTAAACTACATCTTTGGTATCGAGCCCACGGCTGTGAACGACGATCCGCAAATCTCGGCCATTCTGgaggaaattgaaaatgccGAACTGCCTGAAAAGATTGAAGACCCGCCCACACCCCCAACCGTAAGATCGGCAAGCGCACATCACAGCGAAGTGGACCTTCGTCAGAGTCGTTGGCCCTGCGAGCTCTATGCGCAAAGAAGGCGACTCAATGCCTGTTTGGTTCGCTTGCTGGAGGCGGATTGGCGTTGCGAGGATCGCCTCAGGTACAAGTTCCGTCTGTTATTTAGCGAGGATAGCGAGGACGAGTTCGCCACTCAAATATCAAGTCCATCGATCGATTTGGTGGACGAggtgctgctggccagctgcGTGCTTCGCATTCGACCGTGGATTGTGCGTTATTTGATGAGTCCTTTAGAGGAGGGTCTTATCGCCAATCGATTTCTGTTCAAGAAACTGGCAAAGATGCTTGCCCACTCCATTGTCATGGTCAATCCTTATTGCTCGGAGCAGCAGATCAAGAAAGCTGTGGAGCAATTGTTCTGCCTTAGACCAAGGGGAGTCCAAAGTGCGTATGACCTGGACAGTCTGCCAGCCTTGGATGTCTCAAAATTTCAGCTCTTAGGCGGTTTAACGGATTAG
- the LOC108031752 gene encoding E3 ubiquitin-protein ligase Kcmf1 produces the protein MSRHEGVSCDSCLKSNFNGRRYKCLICYDYDLCADCYEDGVTSTRHLVEHPMQCILTRSDIELYFGGEMLTSDQPQSFTCPYCKKMGFSDATLLEHVSAEHTETSLEVVCPVCAGLPGGEPNLVTDDFAGHLTLEHRQGPRELISFLDEPSAIRHGGGVRRIPGRTLGGPRTRRSNMHFSSSSGLSALSPSGRESVDPIAELLSQLSGVRRGGPPTSQLQQLQMQMQLDRQQVTASRQIDRLPRRAHPIVSTSNSNAAMAEVISGGAGGSGAVGSGSGGGSGGTAPPNLRTTEWPVTASFSTSASNHSQTQSSLAANSLNAREAIGTSSSAANNALGIGVGVGGTANGNGGAGSSGVAAGAGGASQTGGQGAAAAGETLLLAQFMQPTLSEAEWAMVESMRADRSMFVQSLMLSMLCNEALDLNASDESLAKSDNVNRGQQQEDAEAEAQAETLLNNNADAEQQQQPQPAAMVRQVNQMQQTSPEDFVCDEYRYKNKKANTTQTSGTGGGGGGGGVGGVGGGLGGAGATAAPGGGAGGAGSKPTADRGIERRGGRPPPAEMATGSQQPQQQQSTANPAASQQKYKQSANAAAAAANTNQIPDTR, from the exons ATGAGTCGACATGAAG GTGTCAGCTGCGATTCATGTCTCAAGAGCAACTTCAATGGACGGCGCTACAAGTGCTTGATCTGCTATGACTACGACCTGTGCGCCGACTGTTACGAGGATGGCGTCACCTCCACGCGCCACCTGGTCGAGCATCCCATGCAGTGCATCCTCACCCGCTCCGACATCGAGCTGTACTTCGGCGGCGAGATGCTAACCTCGGACCAGCCGCAGAGCTTCACCTGTCCCTACTGCAAGAAGATGGGCTTCAGCGACGCCACCCTGCTGGAGCACGTCTCCGCCGAGCACACGGAGACCAGTCTGGAGGTGGTCTGTCCGGTCTGTGCCGGTCTGCCTGGCGGCGAGCCGAATCTAGTCACAGATGACTTTGCCGGTCACCTCACCCTGGAGCATCGCCAGGGGCCGCGCGAGCTGATTTCCTTTCTG GACGAGCCCTCGGCTATCCGTCATGGCGGTGGAGTACGTCGCATCCCAGGACGCACCCTCGGCGGACCGCGGACACGTCGCTCCAATATGCACTTCAGCTCGTCGAGCGGGCTGTCGGCCTTGTCGCCCTCGGGCCGGGAATCGGTGGATCCCATCGCGGAACTGCTGTCGCAGCTTTCGGGAGTGCGGAGGGGCGGACCGCCCAcatcgcagctgcagcagctacagatgcagatgcagttgGATCGCCAGCAGGTGACG GCATCGCGCCAAATCGATCGGCTGCCAAGGCGTGCGCATCCCATAGTCTCAACATCGAACTCGAATGCCGCCATGGCCGAGGTGATCAGCGGCGGAGCAGGCGGCAGTGGCGCAGTTGGAAGCGGCAGTGGCGGCGGCAGTGGGGGCACGGCACCGCCCAACCTGCGCACCACCGAGTGGCCGGTGACAGCCAGCTTCTCGACATCGGCCAGCAATCATTCGCAGACTCAGTCGAGTCTGGCCGCCAACAGCCTCAATGCCAGAGAA GCGATCGGAACGAGCAGCAGTGCAGCCAACAATGCCCTCGGCATCGGTGTGGGCGTCGGCGGAACGGCCAACGGCAACGGCGGAGCAGGTTCATCCGGAGTGGCAGCTGGAGCCGGAGGAGCCAGCCAGACGGGTGGTCAGGGTGCAGCGGCAGCTGGCGAGACTTTATTGCTGGCCCAGTTCATGCAGCCTACCCTCAGCGAGGCCGAGTGGGCGATGGTGGAGAGCATGCGAGCAGATCG CTCCATGTTCGTGCAGTCGCTTATGCTATCGATGCTTTGCAACGAGGCGTTGGACTTGAATGCCTCCGATGAAAGCCTGGCCAAGAGTGATAATGTAAATAGGGGGCAACAGCAGGAGGACGCCGAGGCCGAGGCGCAGGCGGAGACGCTGCTGAACAACAATGCCGAtgcggagcagcagcagcagccccaaCCGGCGGCGATGGTGCGACAGGTGAATCAAATGCAACAAACCTCGCCGGAGGACTTTGTTTGCGATGAGTATcgctataaaaacaaaaaagccaaCACAACACAAACGAGCGGCACAGGaggcggtggaggaggaggaggagtagGTGGCGTGGGCGGCGGCTTGGGGGGAGCAGGAGCCACTGCAGCCCCAGGTGGGGGTGCTGGTGGAGCTGGCAGTAAGCCAACAGCTGACAGAGGCATCGAGAGGCGCGGCGGTCGTCCGCCTCCTGCGGAGATGGCCACGGGCTcgcagcagccacagcagcagcagtccaCGGCCAATCCGGCGGCGTCCCAGCAGAAATACAAACAGAGCGCTAatgcagcggcggcggcggcaaacACAAATCAAATTCCCGACACTAGGTAG
- the LOC108031755 gene encoding splicing factor 3B subunit 5: MGERYNIHSQLEHLQSKYIGTGHADTTKFEWLTNQHRDSLASYMGHYDILNYFAIAENESKARVRFNLMERMLQPCGPPPEKQED, from the coding sequence atgggcGAACGCTACAACATCCACAGCCAGCTGGAGCATCTGCAGAGCAAGTACATCGGCACGGGACACGCGGATACCACGAAGTTCGAGTGGCTGACCAACCAGCACCGCGACTCTTTGGCCAGCTACATGGGACACTACGATATTCTCAACTACTTTGCCATTGCCGAAAACGAATCAAAGGCCCGCGTGCGCTTCAACCTGATGGAAAGGATGCTACAGCCTTGTGGACCGCCGCCAGAAAAGCAAGAGGATTAa
- the LOC108031819 gene encoding abasic site processing protein HMCES, with the protein MCGRTCLTLDPDEILCACKYPKKTIKKEPESNGNDDKVKDEEGSDLETPEWRAEFNLGRRYQASYNIAPTDITPVIVSAAHFSDAEDQKCARVVMPMMWGMIPFWHKGDYRRHGLTTNNCRLEHLMDSKLYRRPFKRGQRCVVICEGFYEWQTAGPAKKPSEREAYLVFVPQAGDALIYDKSTWSPKDVKLLRMAGLFDVWEDESGDKMYSYSIITFQSSKIMSWMHYRMPAILETEQQMNDWLDFKRVSDAEALATLRPATELKWHRVAKLVNNSRNKSEECNKPVELAAKPAKPPMNKTMMAWLNARKKREDQIKAEQSDPSDNEEQEKEGGSKRRTSSDGSPADSPAKRPRFRDFRRAALQHSGGSSDSEVKSAER; encoded by the exons ATGTGTGGCCGAACATGCTT AACTCTAGACCCGGATGAGATTTTGTGTGCCTGTAAATATCCCAAGAAAACCATCAAAAAGGAGCCGGAATCCAATGGGAACGATGATAAGGTCAAGGATGAGGAAGGATCTGACCTGGAGACTCCCGAGTGGCGGGCGGAATTCAACCTGGGAAGGCGCTATCAGGCCTCCTATAACATAGCGCCCACTGACATTACACCCGTGATAGTGTCGGCAGCTCACTTCTCGGATGCCGAGGATCAGAAGTGCGCCCGCGTGGTTATGCCCATGATGTGGGGTATGATCCCCTTCTGGCACAAGGGAGACTACCGGCGACACGGCCTCACCACTAACAACTGCCGACTGGAGCATCTGATGGACTCCAAGCTGTATCGACGTCCCTTCAAACGCGGTCAGCGCTGTGTGGTTATCTGCGAGGGATTCTACGAGTGGCAGACGGCTGGTCCGGCAAAGAAGCCCTCGGAGCGAGAAGCTTACCTGGTATTTGTTCCCCAGGCGGGCGATGCCCTGATCTACGACAAGAGCACCTGGTCGCCGAAGGACGTAAAGCTGCTGCGGATGGCCGGCCTCTTCGACGTTTGGGAAGATGAGAGCGGCGACAAGATGTACAGCTACAGCATCATTACCTTCCAGTCCAGCAAGATCATGTCCTGGATGCACTACCGCATGCCCGCCATCCTCGAAACCGAGCAGCAGATGAAT GATTGGCTGGACTTCAAGCGAGTGAGCGACGCTGAGGCTCTGGCCACTTTGCGTCCGGCCACCGAGCTCAAGTGGCATCGAGTGGCCAAGCTGGTGAACAATTCGCGGAACAAGAGCGAGGAGTGCAACAAGCCCGTCGAGCTGGCCGCCAAGCCCGCAAAGCCACCGATGAACAAAACCATGATGGCCTGGCTGAATGCCCGCAAGAAGCGGGAAGATCAAATCAAGGCGGAACAGAGTGATCCCAGCGACAATGAGGAGCAGGAAAAGGAGGGCGGCTCCAAGCGCAGAACCTCCTCCGACGGCTCCCCCGCCGACAGTCCAGCCAAGAGACCCAGGTTCCGGGACTTCAGGAGGGCAGCTCTCCAGcacagcggcggcagcagcgacAGCGAGGTGAAATCGGCCGAGAGATAG
- the LOC108031818 gene encoding aryl hydrocarbon receptor nuclear translocator homolog, which produces MDEANIQDKERFASRENHCEIERRRRNKMTAYITELSDMVPTCSALARKPDKLTILRMAVAHMKALRGTGNTSSDGTYKPSFLTDQELKHLILEAADGFLFVVSCDSGRVIYVSDSVTPVLNYTQSDWYGTSLYEHIHPDDREKIREQLSTQESQNAGRILDLKSGTVKKEGHQSSMRLSMGARRGFICRMRVGNVNPESMVSGHLNRLKQRNSLGPSRDGTNYAVVHCTGYIKNWPPTDMFPNMHMERDVDDMSSHCCLVAIGRLQVTSTAANDMSGSNNQSEFITRHAMDGKFTFVDQRVLNILGYTPTELLGKICYDFFHPEDQSHMKESFDQVLKQKGQMFSLLYRARAKNSEYVWLRTQAYAFLNPYTDEVEYIVCTNSSGKTMHGAPLDAAAAHTPEQVQQQQQQEQHVYVQAAPGVDYARRELTPVGSATNDGMYQTHMLAMQAPTPQQQQQQQQQRPGSAQTTPVGYTYDTTHSPYSAGGPSPLAKIPKSGTSPTPVAPNSWAALRPQQQQQQQPVTEGYQYQQTSPARSPSGPTYTQLSAGNGNRQQPQPGAYQAGPPPPPPNAPGMWDWQQAGAHPHPPHPTAHPHHPHAHPGGPAGAGQPQGQEFSDMLQMLDHSAPTTFEDLNINMFSTPFE; this is translated from the coding sequence ATGGACGAGGCGAACATACAGGACAAGGAGCGGTTCGCCAGCCGCGAGAACCACTGCGAGATCGAGCGACGTCGCCGCAACAAGATGACGGCCTACATCACCGAGCTCTCGGACATGGTGCCCACCTGCAGTGCCCTGGCCCGCAAGCCGGACAAGCTGACCATCCTCCGCATGGCGGTGGCCCACATGAAGGCCCTGCGCGGCACTGGGAACACCAGCAGCGACGGCACCTACAAGCCCTCCTTCCTCACCGACCAGGAGCTGAAACACCTCATCCTGGAGGCCGCCGACGGATTCCTGTTCGTCGTCTCCTGCGATTCGGGCAGGGTCATCTATGTGTCCGACTCGGTGACCCCCGTGCTCAACTACACGCAAAGCGATTGGTACGGCACCAGCCTGTACGAGCACATTCATCCCGATGATCGCGAGAAGATCCGCGAGCAGCTGTCAACGCAGGAGTCGCAGAATGCCGGCCGCATCCTGGATCTCAAGTCGGGCACGGTGAAGAAGGAGGGCCACCAGTCCAGCATGCGGCTGAGCATGGGTGCCCGTCGTGGTTTCATCTGCCGCATGCGGGTGGGCAATGTGAACCCGGAGTCGATGGTTTCCGGCCACTTGAATCGCCTCAAGCAGCGAAACTCACTGGGACCCTCGCGGGATGGCACCAACTACGCCGTGGTCCACTGCACGGGCTACATCAAGAACTGGCCGCCCACCGACATGTTCCCCAACATGCACATGGAGCGCGACGTGGACGACATGAGCTCGCACTGCTGCCTGGTGGCCATCGGTCGACTGCAGGTCACCTCCACGGCGGCCAACGACATGAGTGGCTCGAATAACCAGAGCGAGTTCATCACGCGTCACGCCATGGATGGCAAGTTCACGTTTGTGGATCAGCGGGTCTTGAACATATTGGGTTACACGCCCACTGAGCTGTTGGGCAAGATCTGCTACGATTTCTTTCATCCCGAGGACCAGAGCCACATGAAGGAGAGCTTCGACCAGGTGCTCAAGCAGAAGGGACAGATGTTCTCGCTCCTGTACAGGGCCAGGGCCAAGAACTCCGAGTACGTCTGGCTGCGCACACAGGCCTATGCCTTTCTGAATCCATACACCGACGAGGTGGAGTACATTGTGTGCACCAACAGCTCGGGAAAGACCATGCACGGTGCTCCCCTCGATGCCGCGGCTGCTCATACGCCCGAGcaagtgcagcagcaacagcagcaggagcagcatgTCTATGTGCAGGCTGCCCCAGGAGTGGACTACGCCCGCCGGGAGCTGACCCCCGTGGGCAGTGCTACCAACGATGGCATGTACCAGACGCACATGCTGGCCATGCAGGCTCCGACgccccaacagcagcagcagcaacaacaacagcgccCGGGATCGGCGCAGACTACACCTGTGGGCTACACCTATGACACCACTCATTCGCCGTACAGCGCTGGAGGCCCCTCGCCGCTGGCAAAGATTCCCAAATCGGGCACCTCGCCCACGCCGGTGGCACCCAACTCTTGGGCTGCACTGCgtccacagcagcaacagcagcagcagcctgtGACCGAGGGCTACCAATACCAGCAGACCAGTCCGGCAAGGTCACCGAGTGGTCCAACCTACACCCAACTGAGTGCCGGAAACGGCAATCGCCAGCAACCGCAGCCAGGTGCATATCAGGCGGGTCCGCCCCCACCACCGCCCAATGCACCGGGAATGTGGGACTGGCAGCAGGCTGGAGCACACCCACATCCGCCGCATCCGACTGCGCATCCGCACCATCCACACGCTCATCCCGGAGGCCCGGCCGGAGCAGGGCAGCCGCAGGGTCAGGAGTTCTCGGACATGCTGCAGATGCTGGACCACAGTGCGCCGACCACGTTTGAGGATCTGAACATCAACATGTTCAGCACGCCGTTTGAGTAG